In Rubidibacter lacunae KORDI 51-2, a genomic segment contains:
- a CDS encoding Tab2 family RNA-binding protein yields the protein MPWQVDLFRRPLSDDRGETLWELLVCDPSDGKVQDARAPQSQVGTAWLAARLQAMGPLPERLQVFRPQALGPIRAAAQQLGLSVEPTRRTHLLKQALRDRCASYANVEFDPLALDRPPPQPVPETLWGDRWQFAALPAGELSATLATLPIPIRNLPADLLPRTLGIAAAARIPGIAIAGGRRSRQLARWLEEAKPFAVEYLPAETAGSGGLILEAGLHDRWILSTFEDAEVTAAAQTYCDRRDVVRGLHFLLVQPDDTGKTYSGLWLLQAL from the coding sequence ATGCCCTGGCAGGTCGATCTCTTCCGCCGCCCGTTAAGTGACGATCGCGGTGAGACGTTATGGGAACTACTAGTCTGCGATCCGTCCGACGGTAAGGTGCAGGACGCACGAGCTCCGCAGTCTCAGGTTGGAACGGCTTGGCTTGCCGCTCGGCTGCAGGCAATGGGACCGCTTCCCGAGCGCCTGCAAGTTTTTCGTCCGCAAGCGCTCGGACCGATCCGCGCGGCCGCGCAACAGCTCGGGCTGTCCGTCGAGCCGACGCGGCGCACGCACTTGCTCAAGCAAGCACTCCGCGATCGCTGTGCCAGCTATGCAAACGTCGAATTCGATCCGTTGGCGCTCGACCGACCGCCCCCACAACCTGTCCCCGAGACGCTGTGGGGCGATCGCTGGCAATTTGCCGCGCTGCCAGCTGGCGAGTTAAGTGCCACCCTGGCTACGCTGCCGATTCCCATCCGCAACCTCCCCGCAGATTTGCTGCCGCGGACTCTCGGCATTGCCGCCGCCGCCCGCATTCCCGGCATCGCGATCGCGGGCGGGCGACGGTCGCGCCAACTTGCCCGTTGGTTGGAGGAGGCGAAACCATTTGCTGTAGAGTACCTGCCGGCTGAGACCGCTGGCTCGGGTGGACTGATTCTCGAAGCCGGTTTGCACGATCGCTGGATCCTCTCCACATTTGAGGACGCTGAGGTGACGGCAGCGGCGCAAACTTACTGCGATCGCCGAGACGTCGTCCGGGGGCTGCATTTTCTGCTCGTTCAACCCGACGACACCGGGAAGACCTACAGCGGACTTTGGTTGCTGCAGGCACTCTAA